The following coding sequences are from one Nicotiana tomentosiformis chromosome 3, ASM39032v3, whole genome shotgun sequence window:
- the LOC138907478 gene encoding uncharacterized protein — MDHFLPYECKTARAAEFESLKQGSMNVWEYQKEYARLSKYSIHMLPTMEARVRRFVQGLSPLVINEVAITALNSDRNYGNMVAFAQATENLKLKNRMEREGCSKARSTGNFGCSFGGGGGRSTFRGGSSGSSQSFALSSISAQPSGPSEQQWSRFRPIQGNRGPYKQGRSGWRF, encoded by the coding sequence atggatcatttcttgccttacGAGTGTAAGACGgcccgtgccgctgagtttgagagcctgaagcagggtagcatgaatgtgtgggagtaccaaaAGGAGTacgcgcgcctgtccaagtattctattcatatgttgcccactatggaggctagagtgcgtcggtttgtgcagggccttagccccttggttattaatgaggtcgctataactgccttgaattctgataggAACTATGGGaatatggtggcatttgctcaagctacagagaaccTTAAACTAAAAAATAGAATGGAGCGTGAGGGTTGTAGTAAGGCCCGgtctacgggcaactttggtTGTTCTttcggtggtggtggtggtaggtcgacatttaggggagggtcatcagggtcATCTCAGTCATTTGCTCTGTCTTCGATTAGTGCACAACCATCAGGTCCCAGTGAGCAGCAATGGAGTCGTTTCAGGCCCATTCAAGGCAACAGGGGACCCTACAAGCAGGGTCGATCTGGATGGAGATTctag